A DNA window from candidate division WOR-3 bacterium contains the following coding sequences:
- the radC gene encoding DNA repair protein RadC: protein MFFRDQQEVFSFLTARRLYPIYRAGKVIFRKGKLPEKMKEEIIEKLGLQTKEECLLWQRKIKEVLKSDNSHKPIKEWVKEERPRELLLKEGAEKLSLGKLLAIILRTGSEGRSAEDLARELLNRFHSLRGIDNAPLSELQKIPGIGFAKATQIKAALELGKRLFREEALAQEKIRDVRGAIKFVKNFLGPYLRDAPKEYFYLVLLDNRNKVLDCQELSRGSRDASIVDKVEVLKEAVQKQASSVILVHNHPSGEPDPSSEDIAITKELNKALSLVGIRILDHIIIGRNETDYFSFQAKGLLSP from the coding sequence ATGTTCTTTCGCGACCAACAAGAGGTCTTCTCTTTTTTAACTGCGAGGAGGCTTTATCCCATCTATCGGGCGGGAAAGGTCATCTTCCGGAAAGGGAAACTGCCGGAAAAGATGAAAGAGGAGATCATTGAGAAGTTGGGCTTGCAAACGAAAGAGGAGTGCCTCCTTTGGCAAAGGAAGATTAAAGAGGTACTTAAAAGCGATAACTCTCATAAACCGATAAAGGAGTGGGTGAAGGAGGAAAGACCTAGGGAGTTACTCTTAAAAGAAGGGGCGGAAAAACTCTCCTTAGGAAAACTTTTGGCGATTATTCTAAGAACCGGGAGTGAGGGGCGCTCCGCAGAAGATTTAGCCCGAGAACTCCTCAACCGCTTCCATTCCCTAAGGGGAATTGATAACGCCCCCCTTTCTGAACTCCAAAAAATTCCCGGAATCGGTTTCGCCAAGGCAACGCAGATTAAAGCCGCCTTAGAACTGGGGAAGAGGCTCTTCCGAGAAGAAGCACTTGCCCAAGAGAAGATTAGAGATGTCCGAGGCGCGATTAAGTTTGTTAAAAACTTCCTCGGACCTTATTTGAGAGATGCGCCAAAGGAGTATTTCTACCTCGTATTATTAGACAACCGAAATAAAGTCCTTGATTGTCAGGAGTTATCAAGGGGGAGTCGGGATGCCAGTATCGTTGACAAGGTAGAGGTTTTAAAAGAGGCGGTCCAGAAGCAAGCATCTTCGGTCATTTTGGTCCACAACCACCCTTCTGGGGAACCTGATCCTTCCTCCGAAGATATAGCCATTACCAAAGAGTTAAATAAAGCGTTAAGTTTGGTGGGAATTAGGATCTTAGACCATATCATCATCGGTCGCAACGAAACCGATTATTTCAGTTTCCAAGCCAAAGGCTTACTAAGCCCTTAA
- the rpsD gene encoding 30S ribosomal protein S4, whose amino-acid sequence MARDTGPRCKKCLLIGEKLLLKGERCLSDRCPLHKWKAGEGERKKVSVYSVQLREKQKAKWIYGIMERQFRRYFAQAETRDNPGAALISLLERRLDNVVYRLGFALSRPQARQFVRHGAIRVNNKKVDIPSYQVKVGDEISVSEKAKERIRNLAAGRELTVDWLTLDKENLKGIVRRLPTEEDVKDVGINPKLIVEFYSK is encoded by the coding sequence ATGGCGAGAGATACTGGACCAAGATGTAAAAAATGCTTACTGATTGGGGAGAAACTTCTATTAAAGGGTGAACGCTGCCTTTCCGACCGGTGTCCCCTTCACAAGTGGAAAGCGGGAGAAGGAGAGAGGAAGAAGGTATCGGTCTATTCTGTCCAGTTAAGGGAGAAGCAGAAGGCGAAGTGGATCTACGGGATTATGGAGCGGCAATTTCGCAGGTATTTTGCCCAGGCCGAGACGCGGGATAATCCGGGGGCTGCTTTAATCTCTCTCTTAGAGCGGCGTCTGGATAATGTGGTCTATCGTCTGGGATTTGCCCTTTCGCGGCCTCAGGCGCGCCAGTTTGTTCGGCACGGAGCGATTCGGGTTAATAATAAAAAGGTGGATATCCCCTCCTATCAGGTAAAAGTTGGCGACGAGATCTCGGTCTCGGAAAAGGCAAAGGAGAGGATAAGAAATCTGGCAGCGGGTCGGGAACTGACTGTGGATTGGCTCACCCTTGATAAAGAAAATCTGAAAGGGATTGTGCGCCGTCTCCCGACCGAAGAAGACGTGAAAGATGTGGGGATAAATCCCAAATTAATCGTTGAGTTCTATTCAAAATGA
- a CDS encoding MazG nucleotide pyrophosphohydrolase domain-containing protein produces MTINEFQNLIKRIYYQKDKKRGIDGSFRWLVEEIGELARCLRAKKRDKEELKEEFADIFAWLVSLASLSGINLEEAVEKYKKGCPRCKKRRCVCFEE; encoded by the coding sequence ATGACGATAAACGAATTCCAAAATTTGATTAAAAGAATCTATTACCAAAAGGATAAGAAGAGGGGTATTGATGGTAGTTTCCGGTGGTTAGTGGAAGAGATTGGAGAATTAGCACGCTGTTTGAGGGCTAAGAAGAGGGATAAAGAAGAACTTAAAGAGGAGTTTGCCGATATCTTCGCCTGGCTCGTCTCCCTGGCTTCTTTATCCGGAATTAACTTAGAAGAGGCGGTAGAAAAGTATAAAAAAGGCTGTCCCAGATGCAAGAAGAGAAGGTGTGTCTGTTTTGAGGAATAA
- the pyrF gene encoding orotidine-5'-phosphate decarboxylase, translating into MTPKLVLALDLETPTQVNKVLQRVSGWVDYYKVGYKLYFRSGPRIVKFIKSKGEKVFLDLKLFDIPSIVESASAHFVKMKVDIFNLHTLGGYEMMRKAREVVAREEERTKTRPLLFGVTILTSMDEEICKNAFGIKGNFNLREKVLYLATMAKKAGLDGVIASPFEISEIKRECGKDFLVMCPGIRMPTASVAKDDQKRFLTPGEAKERGADFLVIGRPILQVPDPIEVIELIRKEIA; encoded by the coding sequence ATGACACCCAAACTGGTTTTAGCCTTAGACTTAGAGACACCGACCCAAGTGAACAAGGTTTTGCAGAGGGTTTCCGGTTGGGTTGACTACTATAAGGTTGGCTATAAGTTATATTTCCGCTCCGGGCCGAGAATCGTCAAATTCATCAAGAGTAAGGGTGAAAAGGTCTTTTTGGATTTAAAACTCTTTGACATCCCTTCCATCGTGGAATCTGCCTCTGCCCATTTTGTCAAGATGAAAGTAGATATCTTTAACTTACACACCTTAGGAGGTTACGAGATGATGCGGAAGGCAAGGGAGGTGGTGGCAAGGGAAGAGGAAAGGACAAAAACCCGTCCTCTCCTCTTCGGCGTCACGATTCTCACCAGTATGGATGAGGAGATCTGCAAAAATGCCTTCGGCATAAAGGGGAATTTCAATCTCCGAGAGAAGGTCTTATACTTAGCGACGATGGCGAAAAAGGCGGGTCTGGATGGGGTGATCGCCTCCCCTTTTGAAATCTCCGAAATCAAAAGGGAATGCGGCAAGGACTTTTTAGTGATGTGCCCGGGGATAAGAATGCCCACCGCCTCCGTGGCGAAAGATGACCAGAAAAGATTTCTCACCCCAGGTGAAGCCAAGGAGAGGGGTGCGGACTTTTTGGTGATCGGTCGACCCATCCTCCAGGTTCCGGACCCGATTGAAGTGATTGAGTTAATTAGAAAGGAGATCGCATGA
- the pyrE gene encoding orotate phosphoribosyltransferase, giving the protein MREDLEEILYQYEVLERGHFLLTSGLHSEFYFEKAKILQHPNLVETFARRLKENFQKEEISLVVGPTTGGVVIAYEVARQLAARFCYAERENSQRKIRKGFKIKKGERVLVVDDVLTTGSSIKETINALKEYEVQIVGIGVFIDRSAGVNFPFPLFACYRKEIPNYEPNSCPLCTRGIPLSIPGKGK; this is encoded by the coding sequence ATGAGGGAAGATTTGGAAGAAATCCTCTATCAATACGAAGTATTAGAGAGGGGACATTTTCTTCTAACCTCCGGACTCCATTCCGAATTTTACTTTGAGAAGGCAAAAATTCTCCAACATCCCAATCTGGTAGAGACCTTTGCCCGGCGCCTTAAAGAGAATTTCCAAAAGGAAGAAATTAGTTTGGTAGTGGGACCAACCACGGGTGGGGTAGTGATTGCTTATGAAGTAGCGCGCCAACTCGCTGCTCGTTTTTGTTATGCCGAAAGGGAAAACAGCCAAAGGAAAATTCGTAAAGGATTTAAGATAAAGAAGGGGGAAAGGGTTTTGGTCGTTGACGATGTCTTAACGACAGGCTCCTCCATTAAAGAGACCATAAATGCTTTAAAAGAATATGAGGTGCAGATTGTCGGGATTGGTGTCTTCATTGACCGGAGTGCGGGGGTAAATTTTCCTTTCCCTCTCTTTGCCTGCTATCGGAAAGAGATTCCTAACTACGAACCCAACTCCTGCCCTCTCTGCACTCGGGGAATTCCCCTTTCTATCCCTGGGAAAGGAAAGTGA
- the pyrB gene encoding aspartate carbamoyltransferase, with protein sequence MKLYHIIEAQQFNRSLLEEIFTCAEEMEEIAKKGGCEILKGKLMATLFYEPSTRTRLSFESAMRRLGGGVISTEDAKEFSSAAKGESLEDTIRVVGGYVDIIVLRHYESGSAKRAAQVSPVPIINAGDGPGQHPTQALLDLWTIKKEIGHLDGLAIAMVGDLANGRTVRSLSYLLAKYKDVKIYFVAPEVVRMRDDIKDYLKRHKVVFREEEDLLKIAPQVDVIYATRIQKERFGERIEDYEKAKDRYIIDNKLLQVMKKKAIIMHPLPRVSEIRPEVDRDKRAAYFRQAQNGLYIRMALLKMVLTS encoded by the coding sequence ATGAAATTATACCATATCATTGAGGCCCAACAATTTAACCGTTCCCTCTTGGAAGAGATCTTTACTTGTGCCGAAGAGATGGAGGAGATTGCCAAAAAGGGAGGTTGTGAGATATTAAAAGGAAAATTGATGGCAACCCTCTTCTATGAACCTTCAACCCGTACCCGGCTTTCCTTTGAATCGGCGATGCGCCGGTTAGGGGGAGGGGTAATTTCCACCGAAGATGCTAAGGAGTTCTCCTCCGCTGCCAAGGGGGAATCCTTAGAGGATACAATAAGGGTAGTTGGTGGTTATGTTGATATCATCGTTCTGCGCCATTATGAGAGCGGCTCGGCAAAAAGGGCGGCCCAGGTCTCACCGGTGCCAATCATTAATGCCGGAGACGGACCAGGTCAGCATCCGACCCAAGCCCTTTTAGACCTCTGGACAATAAAGAAGGAGATTGGTCATTTGGACGGTTTAGCAATTGCGATGGTTGGTGATTTGGCGAACGGCCGCACGGTTCGCTCACTCTCCTACCTCCTGGCGAAGTATAAAGATGTGAAGATTTATTTCGTTGCCCCCGAGGTGGTGAGAATGCGTGATGATATTAAAGATTATCTCAAAAGGCATAAAGTCGTCTTTCGGGAGGAAGAGGACTTACTTAAAATTGCTCCCCAGGTTGATGTCATCTACGCCACCCGAATCCAAAAGGAGAGATTTGGTGAGAGGATTGAAGATTACGAGAAGGCAAAAGACCGCTACATTATTGACAATAAGCTTTTACAGGTAATGAAGAAGAAGGCGATAATTATGCATCCCCTGCCCCGGGTTTCGGAAATCCGACCTGAGGTTGACCGAGACAAAAGAGCCGCTTATTTCCGCCAAGCCCAAAACGGTCTCTACATTCGGATGGCGCTTCTGAAAATGGTCCTTACAAGTTAA
- a CDS encoding dihydroorotase, translated as MEALLIKNGRVLDPASDLDQKLDILVVWGKIKEMAPEIKVDDSFLKERMMVIDATNKIITPGLIDVHVHAREPGEEYKETIRTVSRAAASGGFTTIICAPNTIPPIDNPWRVKRIIERARKKSLVNFFTYACITKGMKGKKVVNVEGIKREGAVGLTDDGFPVRDIKVMKEAAKLAKEFSLPICPHCEEVKGPFLLEAKLIKRYIRSVLRKIPTHFHFFHLSLKESVRLVAEAKREGLPVSAEATPHHFTLSEREKMGEKINPNFLMNPPLRSLEDVAAIREGLRENVIDVIASDHAPHTKKEKNSQHPPLGVIGLETTLGLVLTHLVKSKILSLKEAIRKMTINPAGIFGIEGGRLGIGLPADITIIDPDWEWTVKPNLFESKGRNCPFAGWRLWGKAVMTIVRGEVIMSRMEKIKGRFIPKDLKKS; from the coding sequence TTGGAAGCCCTTTTAATTAAAAACGGTCGGGTTTTAGACCCCGCCAGTGATTTAGACCAAAAATTGGATATTTTAGTGGTCTGGGGGAAAATTAAAGAGATGGCACCAGAGATAAAAGTGGATGATAGTTTCCTTAAAGAAAGGATGATGGTGATTGATGCGACTAATAAAATTATCACTCCCGGTTTGATTGACGTCCATGTCCACGCCCGGGAGCCAGGAGAGGAATATAAAGAGACAATCCGGACTGTGTCCCGGGCCGCAGCCAGTGGTGGGTTCACTACCATCATCTGTGCTCCGAATACCATCCCCCCGATTGATAATCCTTGGAGGGTAAAAAGAATAATAGAAAGGGCAAGAAAGAAAAGTTTGGTAAATTTTTTCACCTACGCCTGCATTACAAAAGGGATGAAGGGGAAAAAGGTGGTCAATGTGGAAGGGATAAAGAGGGAAGGAGCGGTTGGTCTCACCGACGATGGCTTCCCCGTTAGGGATATAAAGGTGATGAAAGAAGCGGCAAAATTGGCAAAGGAGTTTAGCCTACCAATCTGTCCCCATTGCGAGGAGGTGAAAGGGCCCTTCCTTTTGGAAGCAAAACTTATTAAAAGATATATCCGATCCGTTTTAAGAAAAATCCCAACCCATTTCCATTTCTTTCACCTCAGTCTGAAAGAATCGGTTAGATTGGTGGCGGAGGCAAAAAGGGAAGGACTTCCGGTCTCCGCAGAAGCAACCCCCCATCACTTCACCCTTTCGGAGAGAGAGAAGATGGGGGAGAAAATTAACCCCAACTTCCTTATGAATCCCCCTCTCCGTTCCTTAGAAGATGTGGCAGCGATAAGAGAAGGTTTGCGGGAGAATGTGATTGATGTCATCGCCAGTGACCATGCCCCCCATACCAAAAAGGAAAAGAATTCCCAGCACCCCCCTCTGGGCGTGATCGGGCTTGAAACTACCTTAGGCCTTGTCTTAACCCATTTGGTCAAAAGTAAAATCCTTTCCTTAAAAGAGGCGATTAGGAAGATGACAATTAATCCGGCCGGGATTTTCGGAATTGAGGGGGGGAGATTAGGGATTGGTCTGCCAGCAGATATCACCATCATTGACCCGGATTGGGAATGGACGGTAAAACCGAACCTTTTTGAGTCAAAAGGAAGAAATTGCCCATTTGCGGGGTGGCGATTGTGGGGAAAGGCGGTAATGACAATTGTTCGGGGAGAGGTAATAATGAGCCGAATGGAGAAAATAAAAGGGCGCTTTATCCCCAAAGATCTTAAAAAATCCTAA
- the rpsM gene encoding 30S ribosomal protein S13, producing MARILGVDLEDNKKVLYALPKIYGIGLSNALKILTDVGVSPEKKVKELSDDELTRIRKEIEANYKVEGALRAEVSGNIKRLIEIGSYRGLRHQRGLPVRGQRTRTNARTRKGPRKTSGVIKAKGGQSGKGQK from the coding sequence ATGGCGAGAATTTTAGGTGTTGATTTAGAAGATAATAAGAAGGTCCTTTATGCGCTACCGAAAATTTACGGCATCGGTCTGAGCAATGCCTTAAAGATTTTGACCGATGTCGGGGTCTCTCCGGAGAAGAAGGTGAAGGAACTTTCCGATGACGAATTGACTAGGATAAGGAAGGAGATTGAAGCAAATTATAAAGTAGAAGGGGCCTTGCGGGCGGAGGTGAGTGGTAATATAAAAAGGCTGATAGAGATTGGTTCCTACCGGGGTTTAAGACATCAGCGGGGGTTACCGGTAAGGGGGCAAAGGACGCGGACCAATGCCCGAACGAGAAAGGGCCCCAGGAAGACGAGTGGGGTGATTAAGGCAAAGGGAGGACAAAGTGGCAAAGGTCAAAAGTAA
- a CDS encoding dihydroorotate dehydrogenase electron transfer subunit, whose protein sequence is MTYLESGRVLKKVTLAPDIFALHLDTTKIGKNSLPGQFISLRFPTTYDPYLRRPFAVADTDGPVVRIVFRIRGRGTSLLSQVKEGEFLSLLGPLGKPAPEVSDKEIVLVGGGIGIAPLLFLAKTLVKRNKVLLFFGAKTGSEVIMRDDFLRLGIENIFLATENGEIGEKGKVTDLLIKNRLNEKAIVFASGPKGMYTELKKSIPNKIYAFLEERMGCGTGLCLSCAIRKKGGGYFHLCRDGPILDLDTIDL, encoded by the coding sequence ATGACCTATCTGGAATCCGGCCGGGTATTAAAAAAGGTGACGTTAGCCCCGGATATTTTTGCTCTTCATCTTGACACCACCAAGATTGGTAAAAATTCCCTTCCGGGACAATTTATCTCCCTCCGTTTCCCTACAACTTATGACCCCTACTTGAGACGACCCTTTGCCGTTGCCGACACCGACGGCCCCGTAGTGCGGATTGTCTTCCGGATAAGGGGAAGAGGAACTTCTCTCCTCTCACAAGTAAAAGAGGGGGAATTCCTCTCCCTTCTTGGTCCTTTAGGAAAACCCGCCCCCGAAGTTTCGGATAAGGAGATCGTTTTAGTGGGCGGGGGGATTGGGATTGCTCCCCTCCTCTTTTTAGCCAAGACCTTAGTCAAAAGGAATAAGGTTCTTCTTTTCTTCGGTGCTAAAACCGGTTCGGAAGTAATTATGCGCGATGATTTTCTCCGGCTCGGAATAGAAAACATATTCCTTGCCACCGAAAACGGGGAAATCGGTGAGAAAGGAAAGGTTACGGACCTTTTGATTAAGAACCGCCTCAACGAAAAAGCAATCGTCTTTGCCTCCGGACCGAAGGGGATGTATACCGAACTAAAAAAGTCAATCCCGAATAAAATTTATGCCTTCTTAGAAGAGAGGATGGGTTGCGGCACTGGGCTCTGCCTTTCTTGCGCGATCAGAAAGAAAGGAGGCGGCTATTTCCATCTCTGCCGAGACGGACCAATTTTAGATTTGGATACCATAGATTTATGA
- a CDS encoding dihydroorotate dehydrogenase, with translation MKKPDLRVRIGNYEFSNPCLVASGTYGWGENFPSVISKVGGFITKGLTLSPREGNPPPRIWEVKGGIVNSIGLENPGAIYFVNNILPNLKKLPTKIIANLAGSSVEEFETLVKILDLPEIYGFELNLSCPNVKEGGIFFSLSPKSAQRVIRATRRLTKKLLIAKLSPCLTDLLALAHLCAEEGVDALTLINSLPALVISSETFKPCLGGKTGGLSGPFLKPFVLFCIQKVKEVVSIPIIGCGGITNYSDALEYLITGASLFQVGSQNLLNPFTPLEIIEGIKRYLKEKEIWAVEDLINKLEV, from the coding sequence ATGAAGAAGCCTGACCTCCGGGTGCGGATTGGTAATTATGAATTTTCTAACCCCTGTCTCGTCGCCTCCGGCACCTACGGCTGGGGGGAGAACTTCCCCTCCGTGATAAGCAAGGTGGGCGGCTTCATCACTAAGGGATTAACCCTTTCGCCCCGGGAAGGAAATCCCCCACCCCGGATTTGGGAGGTAAAAGGGGGAATCGTCAATTCTATCGGTTTGGAAAATCCCGGGGCAATCTATTTTGTCAATAATATTCTACCCAACTTAAAAAAACTCCCCACCAAAATCATTGCTAACCTCGCCGGCTCTTCGGTTGAGGAATTTGAGACCCTCGTTAAGATTCTTGATTTGCCAGAAATTTATGGTTTTGAATTGAACCTCTCCTGCCCGAATGTCAAAGAAGGAGGTATCTTTTTTTCTCTCTCCCCAAAATCTGCCCAGCGGGTAATCCGGGCGACCCGCCGGCTGACGAAGAAACTCCTAATCGCCAAACTCTCCCCTTGCCTTACCGATCTTTTAGCCCTTGCCCACCTTTGCGCCGAAGAGGGGGTGGACGCTCTCACCTTAATCAATTCCCTCCCCGCCTTGGTCATCTCTTCGGAAACCTTTAAGCCCTGCCTCGGGGGGAAAACCGGCGGTTTATCCGGTCCCTTTCTTAAACCTTTCGTCTTATTTTGTATCCAAAAGGTTAAAGAAGTGGTTTCCATCCCTATTATCGGTTGTGGGGGCATCACCAACTATTCTGATGCCTTAGAATATCTAATCACTGGTGCCTCCCTCTTTCAGGTGGGGAGCCAAAACTTATTAAACCCTTTTACCCCTTTAGAGATTATTGAAGGGATAAAGCGTTACTTAAAAGAAAAAGAGATTTGGGCGGTAGAGGATTTAATCAATAAATTGGAGGTATGA
- a CDS encoding DUF6754 domain-containing protein, which translates to MVYLLLFFFTLAPPTSLCVFDTPNDAGKSITISWQKLEEEVSCYEVWRRGEGETDFQLCGILPATECQFVDDKVIDGKVYYYKVVAVKGEERAESEISNPVKSSPQWFATNRINVLVGVIFFSALLLYFIYHARKGKKLFIRRISGLDAVEEAVGRATEMGKPILYIPGLGSIADIATIASLNILGEVAKKTAQYETTLLVPNRDPIVYTVAYEVCKEAYTNVGRPDAFKGENIFFITDAQFAYAAAVDGIMVREKPATNFFMGMFWAESLILAETGATTGAIQIAGTDAVHQLPFFITACDYTLIGEELYAASAYLSKEPLLVGSLKGQDYGKLVILFLLLVGSCFLLLSALPQFRFFQVIIRFFSVS; encoded by the coding sequence ATGGTTTATCTTCTCTTATTTTTCTTCACCTTAGCGCCACCAACCAGTTTGTGCGTCTTTGATACCCCAAACGATGCTGGAAAGAGTATCACTATCTCTTGGCAGAAATTGGAAGAGGAGGTGAGTTGCTATGAAGTTTGGCGGAGAGGTGAAGGGGAGACCGATTTTCAACTTTGCGGTATCTTGCCCGCCACCGAATGCCAATTCGTTGATGATAAGGTTATAGACGGTAAGGTCTATTATTATAAGGTCGTAGCGGTTAAAGGAGAGGAAAGGGCAGAATCGGAAATTTCCAATCCGGTAAAATCTTCTCCCCAGTGGTTTGCCACCAATCGGATCAATGTTTTAGTTGGGGTTATCTTCTTTTCCGCACTCCTCTTGTATTTCATTTACCATGCCCGAAAAGGAAAGAAGTTATTCATCCGCCGGATTTCGGGTTTGGATGCGGTGGAGGAAGCGGTTGGTCGGGCAACGGAGATGGGAAAACCAATCCTTTATATTCCGGGTTTAGGGAGTATTGCCGATATCGCGACGATTGCTTCCCTAAATATCTTAGGGGAGGTGGCAAAGAAGACCGCCCAGTACGAGACGACCCTCTTGGTGCCCAATCGCGATCCGATTGTTTATACCGTTGCCTATGAGGTATGTAAGGAGGCTTACACCAATGTCGGTAGACCGGATGCCTTTAAGGGGGAGAATATCTTTTTTATTACTGATGCCCAATTCGCCTATGCCGCGGCGGTTGATGGGATTATGGTGCGAGAAAAACCGGCGACTAACTTCTTCATGGGGATGTTTTGGGCAGAATCTTTAATTTTAGCCGAAACGGGGGCAACGACCGGCGCGATTCAAATTGCCGGCACCGATGCCGTCCACCAACTTCCCTTCTTCATCACCGCCTGTGACTATACCTTAATCGGTGAAGAACTCTATGCCGCCTCCGCCTATCTCTCAAAAGAACCATTGTTGGTCGGTTCCCTAAAAGGGCAAGACTATGGGAAGTTGGTCATCCTCTTCCTCCTGCTCGTTGGCAGCTGCTTCCTTTTACTCTCCGCCCTGCCCCAATTCCGCTTCTTCCAAGTAATAATAAGATTCTTCTCAGTTTCTTAG
- a CDS encoding tetratricopeptide repeat protein encodes MLLFRKRFSFFLLFFPLNCAYFNLFYNARSYFKKGESILETNPTQARENFIKAKEKSLLMIKKYPKSRYAPEALFLASLCHYHLSEYEKAKERLQLFVSLYPRHKLSSRAKFYQALAYLKGGDFSEGIFLLRNLAEEDKKEERKIKFTILSYLLEKGELSLVKESLKVFIATYPKTKEGKAAKLLLAQALFQLADYRESKRYYEEYFQEISDKRKKGEILLKIGECLLNYETQQESLKNFLNRLTAISTLYPELKNKINLLKGKIFLSLPEERSALALLSEVRGGVEGAESYFIIGEYYEKNGDFNRALIYYDTAISFSRSSEFGYLAEKKKRLIEKFAQEDDSLNPASRDFARAELYLLSLEKPDWALREYEKVFTLYPEDSLAPKSLYAYAWIKKFLLKEPEGDSLFLTLIRRYPQTEYAKESKNILSGR; translated from the coding sequence ATGCTTCTCTTTCGGAAAAGATTTTCCTTCTTCCTCCTCTTTTTCCCCTTAAACTGTGCCTATTTCAACCTCTTCTACAATGCCCGCTCTTATTTCAAAAAAGGAGAAAGTATCTTGGAGACAAATCCCACCCAGGCAAGAGAAAATTTTATTAAAGCAAAGGAGAAGTCGCTCTTAATGATTAAAAAATATCCAAAAAGTCGTTACGCTCCGGAGGCACTCTTCTTGGCTTCCCTCTGCCATTACCATCTCTCAGAATACGAGAAGGCAAAGGAACGACTCCAACTCTTTGTCTCCCTCTATCCCCGCCATAAATTATCTTCCCGGGCGAAATTTTATCAAGCCCTCGCCTATCTCAAAGGGGGAGATTTCAGTGAGGGGATCTTTCTTCTTCGCAATTTAGCCGAAGAGGATAAGAAAGAGGAACGGAAAATAAAATTTACGATTCTTTCCTATTTATTAGAGAAGGGGGAACTCTCCTTAGTGAAGGAGAGTTTAAAAGTATTTATCGCCACCTATCCCAAGACTAAAGAAGGGAAAGCGGCTAAACTCCTTTTAGCCCAAGCCCTCTTCCAATTAGCAGACTATCGGGAAAGCAAAAGGTATTACGAAGAATACTTCCAGGAAATTTCTGATAAGAGGAAGAAGGGGGAGATCTTATTAAAGATCGGAGAGTGCCTCTTAAATTATGAAACCCAGCAAGAGAGTTTAAAAAATTTTCTCAACCGCCTAACGGCGATCTCAACCCTCTATCCCGAGTTGAAGAATAAAATAAATCTCTTAAAAGGGAAAATCTTCCTTTCCTTGCCCGAGGAGAGATCCGCTCTTGCCCTCCTTTCGGAAGTCCGGGGTGGAGTGGAGGGGGCAGAAAGTTACTTTATCATTGGTGAATACTATGAGAAAAACGGCGACTTTAACCGCGCCCTCATTTACTACGATACCGCTATCTCCTTCTCCCGTTCTAGCGAATTCGGTTATCTGGCGGAAAAGAAGAAGAGACTGATTGAAAAATTCGCCCAAGAGGATGATAGTCTTAACCCTGCTTCCCGGGATTTTGCCCGAGCCGAACTATACTTACTATCCTTGGAAAAACCGGATTGGGCATTAAGAGAATACGAAAAGGTGTTTACCCTTTATCCTGAAGATTCCTTGGCACCAAAATCTTTATATGCTTACGCCTGGATTAAAAAATTCCTTCTGAAAGAACCCGAAGGCGATAGCCTCTTTTTAACGCTCATCCGGAGGTATCCCCAAACCGAATACGCAAAAGAGAGTAAAAATATCTTATCTGGAAGATGA
- the rpsK gene encoding 30S ribosomal protein S11 has translation MAKVKSKKKAPVLAVAHIQCTFNNTIVSITTPQGDTLCWSSSGRVGFKGTKKGTPFAAQQAGEQAGREAFAMGVRKVEVLIKGPGRGREAAIRALQNAGLSIVSIQDVTPIPHNGCRPPRRRRV, from the coding sequence GTGGCAAAGGTCAAAAGTAAGAAGAAGGCACCGGTTTTAGCCGTGGCGCATATTCAATGTACCTTCAATAATACAATTGTCTCCATCACCACTCCTCAAGGTGATACCCTCTGTTGGTCCTCTTCGGGACGAGTTGGGTTCAAAGGAACAAAAAAGGGAACCCCTTTTGCCGCGCAGCAGGCGGGGGAGCAGGCTGGAAGAGAGGCATTCGCCATGGGGGTGAGGAAGGTAGAGGTTTTAATTAAAGGACCAGGAAGGGGAAGGGAAGCGGCGATTCGGGCTTTACAGAATGCCGGGCTTTCTATCGTCTCCATCCAAGATGTGACACCAATTCCTCATAACGGATGTCGCCCTCCCAGGAGAAGGCGGGTCTAA